A single window of Elusimicrobiota bacterium DNA harbors:
- a CDS encoding glycosyltransferase has protein sequence MKKYLNNYSPSKYLVRKNCGFLFSGFINKRESANFLIEVFAKVASENVQFTLIGKIDSTFNKKYCEMLKNKKIQLLSSITRDKLATLMLENDVFIFQTLAERSARVIFKAIAAGMPIITTPQADSVVKNMAHGIIIEPGNEEKLKDALYFFINNTNKIKEFGESSRITIKENYNSTVYKKKIIKLYNSVLNTE, from the coding sequence TTGAAAAAATATCTTAATAATTATTCTCCTTCAAAATATCTAGTTAGGAAAAATTGTGGATTCTTATTTTCAGGTTTTATAAATAAAAGGGAAAGTGCTAACTTTTTAATTGAAGTTTTTGCAAAAGTCGCTTCTGAGAATGTTCAATTTACTTTGATTGGTAAAATAGATAGCACGTTCAATAAAAAGTATTGTGAAATGCTCAAAAATAAAAAGATACAACTTCTTAGTTCTATAACAAGAGATAAATTAGCTACGTTAATGCTAGAAAATGATGTTTTTATTTTCCAAACTTTGGCTGAAAGATCTGCAAGAGTAATTTTTAAAGCTATAGCTGCAGGGATGCCGATTATAACAACACCACAGGCTGATTCTGTAGTAAAAAATATGGCACATGGAATAATTATAGAACCGGGAAATGAAGAGAAACTTAAGGATGCATTGTACTTTTTTATTAACAATACAAATAAAATAAAAGAATTTGGAGAAAGCTCAAGAATTACTATTAAAGAAAATTATAATAGCACCGTTTATAAAAAGAAAATTATTAAATTATACAATTCAGTTTTGAATACGGAATGA
- a CDS encoding glycosyltransferase family 4 protein, whose protein sequence is GIPEKLLNIKIINNKSSEKIIILFIGLLTKSKGLHIFLEIAKRFMNYNNISFIAIGNHADDTDELIKNLPINVLIKPQLHYEELIQNILNADIFLYPSLLDGSARIVMEVMALAKPVITTLNSGSVIEDGKDGFICQTDDIIDYVDRINYLITNPKESEILGLSARKKIKDNYCSINYRENIIRLYSGIRI, encoded by the coding sequence TGGGTATTCCAGAAAAACTTTTAAATATTAAAATTATTAATAATAAATCTAGTGAAAAAATAATTATTCTTTTTATTGGCCTATTAACAAAATCTAAAGGATTACATATTTTTCTTGAGATTGCCAAAAGATTCATGAATTATAACAACATATCTTTCATAGCCATTGGAAATCATGCTGATGATACAGATGAATTAATTAAAAATTTACCTATAAACGTCTTGATTAAACCGCAATTACATTATGAAGAATTGATTCAAAATATACTTAATGCGGATATTTTTTTATACCCCAGTTTGTTAGATGGATCAGCCCGCATTGTGATGGAGGTAATGGCTCTTGCAAAACCAGTTATCACAACACTAAATTCTGGAAGCGTTATTGAAGACGGCAAAGACGGTTTTATTTGTCAAACTGATGATATTATAGATTATGTCGATAGAATAAATTATTTAATTACTAATCCTAAAGAGAGTGAAATCCTCGGATTATCTGCACGCAAAAAAATTAAAGACAATTATTGCTCAATTAATTATAGAGAAAATATTATTCGTTTATATAGCGGAATTAGGATATAA